The Lachnospiraceae bacterium oral taxon 500 genome window below encodes:
- a CDS encoding AAA family ATPase, with amino-acid sequence MAIVRDEQVVKVLRQYNPWWRNPSAAKAESKPQKRLAYYEALKMIKHKTLRRFAVLSGARRVGKTTIMYQMIDHLMDEGINPRNILYVSFDNPMIKLINVETVLAIYESLYPIEGTKYLFLDEIQYTEHWELWMKFIYDSRKDIRLVATGSASPILEKGSTDSGTGRWSVLKIPTMSFYEYCRLLQIEEPILPEHLKLTKLVKMSKAELGDLMDRFAPLEAHFIRYLMIGGFPELVLSEDDLYAQRMLREDVVDKVIKRDVLTLFNIRSPLLMEKLFLYLCMNATGIFSVTTAAKELENTSVSTIDSYIEALEMSNLIYLAKPMDVGSKGALKGKPKIFIADAAIRNAVLMIDDVLSDESELGAMVETSVYKHIVSFYQGSSARLGYFRKAKDNQKEVDVVIELPREKILCEVKYRSNSQIPAADAIVELCRDENSKVTNAFLITKRLDDFGMVKHETKVPILRVPAIAFLYLLGKAEADGQNGKM; translated from the coding sequence AACCGCAAAAAAGGCTTGCCTATTATGAAGCTTTGAAAATGATAAAGCACAAAACACTCAGACGTTTTGCGGTCTTGTCCGGCGCCAGGCGTGTTGGCAAGACAACGATTATGTATCAAATGATAGACCATCTGATGGATGAGGGAATAAATCCCAGAAATATTTTGTACGTATCGTTTGATAATCCGATGATAAAACTTATCAATGTAGAAACTGTGCTTGCCATTTATGAGTCGCTTTACCCAATCGAAGGAACGAAATATCTTTTTCTTGATGAAATCCAGTATACGGAGCATTGGGAACTATGGATGAAGTTTATTTATGACAGCAGAAAAGATATTCGCTTGGTGGCAACCGGTTCGGCCAGTCCCATATTGGAAAAAGGTTCGACAGACAGCGGGACCGGCAGATGGAGTGTCTTAAAAATACCGACAATGTCATTTTATGAGTATTGCCGGCTGCTTCAGATCGAAGAGCCAATATTGCCCGAACATCTGAAATTAACAAAACTTGTGAAAATGAGCAAGGCGGAACTGGGCGATTTGATGGATAGATTTGCCCCGCTGGAGGCACATTTCATTCGTTATCTTATGATTGGGGGTTTTCCCGAGCTGGTATTATCGGAGGATGACCTTTACGCCCAAAGGATGTTGCGGGAAGATGTGGTAGATAAGGTCATAAAACGGGATGTGCTGACCCTCTTTAATATCCGCAGCCCTCTTTTAATGGAAAAGCTGTTTTTATATCTCTGCATGAATGCAACCGGGATTTTTAGTGTAACGACGGCAGCTAAGGAGCTGGAAAACACCTCGGTCAGTACGATTGACAGTTATATTGAAGCACTTGAAATGTCAAACCTGATTTATCTGGCGAAACCGATGGATGTAGGCAGTAAGGGAGCGTTGAAAGGAAAACCGAAAATATTTATTGCCGATGCTGCTATTCGGAATGCGGTACTGATGATTGATGATGTTTTGTCAGATGAAAGCGAGCTGGGGGCGATGGTGGAAACATCCGTTTATAAGCATATCGTGTCATTCTATCAAGGCAGTTCGGCGCGGCTTGGTTATTTTAGAAAGGCAAAGGACAATCAGAAAGAAGTTGATGTAGTGATAGAACTTCCCCGTGAGAAAATCCTTTGTGAGGTTAAATACCGCAGCAATTCGCAGATTCCTGCGGCTGATGCTATTGTTGAATTGTGCAGGGATGAAAACTCAAAAGTTACCAACGCTTTTTTGATAACGAAACGATTAGATGATTTTGGCATGGTAAAACATGAAACAAAAGTGCCGATTTTGCGGGTGCCGGCCATAGCTTTCCTGTATCTGTTAGGAAAAGCGGAAGCAGACGGCCAAAACGGGAAAATGTAA